The proteins below are encoded in one region of Polypterus senegalus isolate Bchr_013 chromosome 2, ASM1683550v1, whole genome shotgun sequence:
- the pdk3b gene encoding pyruvate dehydrogenase kinase, isozyme 3b, which translates to MKLFIRLLKNTTPKQIEYYSRFSPSPLSIKQFLDFGRDNACEKTSYMFLRKELPVRLANTMREVNLLPDNLLSRPSVKLVQTWYMQSFLELLEYESKSPEDPHVLNDFLDILIKIRNRHNDVVPTMAKGVIEYKEKYGFDPFVSSNIQYFLDRFYTNRISFRMLINQHTLLFGNDTNPAHPKHIGSIDPNCNVAEVVKDAYETAKMLCEQYYLAAPELEIEEFNAKSPNKPIQVVYVPSHLFHMLFELFKNSMRATVELHEGNNDGFPPIKTLVTLGNEDLSIKIGDKGGGVPLRKIDRLFNYMYSTAPSPSLEPSRAAPLAGFGYGLPISRLYARYFQGDLKLYSMEGVGTDAVIYLKALSSESFERLPVFNKSAWRHYQTTPEADDWSNPSSEPRDASKYKASR; encoded by the exons GCAGAGATAATGCTTGTGAGAAAACGTCATACATGTTCTTGCGCAAGGAACTACCAGTGCGACTAGCCAACACCATGCGAGAGGTCAACCTACTCCCAGACAATCTTCTGAGTAGACCCTCAGTAAAGCTAGTGCAGACATG GTATATGCAGAGCTTTTTGGAACTTCTGGAATATGAAAGCAAGAGCCCTGAAGACCCTCATGTTTTGAATGA tttTCTGGACATTCTTATAAAAATCAGAAATCGACACAATGATGTTGTTCCTACCATGGCAAAAGGAGTAATTGAATACAAGGAGAAATATGGTTTTGATCCTTTCGTCAGCAGCAATATCCAGTATTTTCTAGATCGCTTCTACACTAATCGAATCTCCTTTCGCATGTTGATTAATCAGCACA ccTTACTATTTGGTAATGATACCAATCCCGCACATCCTAAACATATTGGAAGCATTGATCCTAACTGTAATGTGGCTGAAGTTGTAAAag ATGCCTATGAAACTGCTAAGATGCTTTGTGAGCAATATTACTTGGCTGCACCTGAACTAGAAATTGAAGAATTTAATG caaAATCTCCCAACAAGCCCATCCAAGTAGTCTATGTGCCATCACATCTGTTCCACATGCTGTTTGAACTATTTAAG AACTCAATGAGGGCTACAGTAGAGCTTCATGAAGGCAACAACGATGGTTTCCCCCCAATCAAAACCTTGGTTACTCTTGGAAATGAAGATTTATCCATAAAG ATTGGTGATAAAGGAGGAGGTGTTCCACTTAGAAAGATTGATCGTCTCTTTAACTATATGTATTCTACTGCCCCAAGCCCTAGCTTAGAACCCTCTAGAGCTGCACCACTG gcTGGTTTTGGATATGGTTTACCAATTTCACGACTGTATGCAAGATATTTCCAAGGAGACCTTAAACTTTATTCAATGGAAGGTGTTGGAACAGATGCTGTGATCTATCTCAAG gcCTTATCTAGTGAATCCTTTGAACGCCTTCCGGTGTTTAATAAGTCAGCATGGCGACATTACCAGACCACCCCAGAAGCTGATGACTGGAGCAATCCTAGCAGTGAGCCAAGAGATGCTTCAAAATACAAGGCTAGCCGATAA